A stretch of the Ignavibacteriota bacterium genome encodes the following:
- a CDS encoding DUF1295 domain-containing protein gives MDMQNQASHGIHRRTHLAVSYSGALIFFYVMLHYHIDSERLHIAGHDTWIMPWMVPALMWTLHFLRRTYESMRVHRFGAGTLAWVKAPVPWMYYWGFALWIAYEVTGAGPQPPAWEFRVAGTLLFLCGEIGNAIAHVMLARLRHADGTRQGLPRGFLFEYVSCPHYFFEIVSWIGFCFVTATLSSLAFAAATTCILTVWATQRHRAYHRTFDGREGRELYPADRKVLVPFLY, from the coding sequence ATGGATATGCAGAACCAGGCATCACACGGCATACACCGCCGCACGCACCTTGCCGTGAGTTATTCGGGTGCGTTGATCTTTTTTTATGTGATGCTGCATTACCACATCGATTCCGAACGACTCCACATCGCGGGACACGACACGTGGATCATGCCATGGATGGTGCCGGCGCTGATGTGGACCCTGCACTTCCTTCGACGCACGTACGAGTCGATGCGTGTGCATCGTTTCGGTGCGGGCACTCTGGCCTGGGTAAAGGCACCGGTGCCTTGGATGTACTACTGGGGATTTGCGCTGTGGATCGCGTACGAGGTGACAGGCGCCGGGCCTCAACCACCTGCCTGGGAATTTCGCGTTGCGGGAACGCTGCTCTTCCTTTGTGGTGAAATTGGAAATGCCATAGCGCATGTCATGCTCGCGCGGCTTCGCCACGCCGACGGTACGCGTCAGGGACTGCCGCGCGGCTTTCTCTTTGAATATGTCTCGTGCCCACATTATTTCTTCGAAATCGTGAGCTGGATCGGATTCTGCTTCGTCACTGCAACACTCTCGTCGCTGGCCTTCGCCGCAGCGACTACATGCATCCTGACTGTGTGGGCAACACAACGGCATCGCGCATATCACCGGACCTTCGACGGCCGCGAGGGACGCGAGTTGTATCCCGCGGACAGAAAAGTACTTGTCCCGTTTTTATACTAA